The Polyodon spathula isolate WHYD16114869_AA chromosome 47, ASM1765450v1, whole genome shotgun sequence genome segment ATCAATTGCACCtcaattcaaaatcaattatacCCCAATTACACCTCAATTCAAAATCAATTGCACATCAATTCCACAGTGCAGTGCGGTGTGTTGCAGTGTAACTGTGAGGCTGCTGTTTGGTTTCAGACTCACCTGCCTGGGTTTGTGAGCCAGGCTGTGGAGATGAAGGCGAAGGGGATTGAGGAGATCGCCTGCGTCTCTGTCAACGACGTGTTCGTCATGTCAGCCTGGGGGAAGGAGCACGGCGCGGAGGGGAAGGTGAGCGGGGCGGGGGGCAGGCACGCTGGTCACAGTACGGGGGCAGCACAGTGcatgggggggcgggggggtagGGAGATGAGTTGATTGTGTGGTGCATTGTAAGGTCACATATTAATGATGGACTGTTTTGTTTAAAGGGACTGCATTAAAATGggtttgagagtgtgtgtgtattcacAAGAGGaatcccgttgcacagcagtgtgatccagtccaggtttcactgctagcagcttgatcagcccccagtgtgtctagctaacaagctcagggtCTCAGACAACGAATCGTTCACTAGTGACTACGTCCAGCCactgtcctctctctcctctctctctctctctctctctctctctctctagcagaCAACCACCTTCCTGTACTGTCGCGGGACCGGGCTGGATGTCCGACGCAAGTGATGTCCACACTCGGAGTGCTCTCAGTGAACCAAAAACTTTTACCTTACCTTtcgtacttttttttatttttttaccttaatGAATGGAAAGTTAAATTATACGTCTGACCCTTCCTTCCTGCGAGGAGACAGAGACTCACAGAGAGAGAGTTCCGCACACCTAAGGACGATCCATGTGTTTCTATTGCATGTGGACCCTTCAACAAAACACCTGCGAGTTCAACCCTCTAGAGTCTCCACTCTATTTTTTTTGGACACAGGTTGTCACACTTCGCCCTTTGGAGTGGTTCACACCCAAGACATCCCGTGCCCGGAGTGGTGTGTGGGAGGTACGACGACACACACAGGCTTGTAGGACAGTTCAGGGTCACTCAACCAACTTAGTCCAAAGGTCACGACCCTTCTCTTCATTTACCCTTCGGCGCTGCCCATGTGATGTGGAGTGGACGTGACAGTCCGTCGATCTTTTGGACCCCTCTCCTTGGTAGAGGTTGCGTTCTTCTTCCCCTGGTCGTGACTTGTGTTTGAGGAAACTCATATCTGGATATGAGTCAAGGCCTGGGGTGgggatgagtgtgtgtgtgaggatcaCAGTCTGGACCGTTGCTTCACATACTGATGCaagtctgtctcctctctctctctctctctctctctctctctctctctctctcaggtgagaATGCTGGCCGACCCTACAGGTGCGTTCACTCAGGTGAGCGTCACGGAGTCAAACTGAAATGGAAacgtgaaaaaaataaaaatggaattacCTTTCAATTTAATATTGAGAAAAAGCtgactctctctgtctctgtctgtctctctctcaggcgGTGGATCTCCTGCTAGATAACGACCACCTCCTGGAAGTTTTGGGGAACAAGAGATCTCAGAGgtgagataaaaaaaacaaaaaaacaaatgaacccctccccagtgtgtgtgtgtgagcccctcccctgtgtgtgtCTCCGTCCTCctgtcccagtgtgtgtgtgtgagccccTCTCCAGTGCTCCTGCGTTgggtgactctctctctctctctttctcaggtACGCTATGCTCGTTCAGGACGGGGTTGTGAAGAAGCTCAATGTGGAGCCTGACGGACACGGCCTCACCTGCAGCCTGTCCAGCAGCATGCTGAAACTGGTGTAGACTGGGAACCACTCTCCACACGCAGGCAGAGACcagcacagatacacacacactccccTTTGACTATTCTATTATATAAACCCTGTCCCGTCCCATCcctccccctgtgtgtgtgtgtgaggatcaGTCTGGActctccctctgtgtgtgtgaggatcAGTCTGGACTctccccctgtgtgtgtgaggatCAGTCTGGACTCTCCCccggtgtgtgtgtgaggatcaGTCTGGACtctccccctgtgtgtgtgtgaggatcaGTCTGGACTctccccctgtgtgtgtgaggatCAGTCTGGACtctccccctgtgtgtgtgtgaggatcaGTCTGGACTctccccctgtgtgtgtgaggatCAGTCTGGACTCTTCCCccggtgtgtgtgtgaggatcaGTCTGGACTCTTCCCCGGTCTGTGTTGTGCTTCATCAGTACACGCTGTTCAGTTATCATGCTTGCTGCAACTTtacaataaaatcatattttgagAGAACTGGAAACCTAaaacacaatgtgtgtgtattattagtaATGTTCTTGTTGCTGAGTTTCTGCCTCCCCCAGTATGTGGttgggctctgtgtgtgtgtggtttattataattCATGACATTATTATTCTAGTTGGTGCACACCTGTCTCAGCCAGTGTAAGATgttgcttgctgtgtgtgtggttttgttattGTAATAAGGGTtcatggtattattattattattctatatatttttgtctttgtttccCCCACACTGCCCTTGTTTTGTAGTACACCGAGCAGCAGCTGAAGGTGGGACGGGTTTGTTTACACTCAATACAGGAGCCCGTGTGATAATCTGCCGTGGTATTGCAATGCTGTCCCTTCATCGGGATGCTTTCACAGCCCCTGTGATAATCTGCCACGGTATTGCAATGCTGTCCCTTCATCGGGATGCTTTCACAGCCCCTGTGATAATCTGCCACGGTATTGCAATGCTGTCCCTTCATCGGGATGCTTTCACAGCCCCTGTGATAATCTGCCACGGTATTGCAATGCTGTCCCTTCACCGGGATGCTTTCACAGCCCCTGTGATAATCTGCCACGGTATTGCAATGCTGTCCCTTCATCGGGATGCTTTCACAGCCCCTGTGATAATCTGCCACGGTATTGCAATGCTGTCCCTTCATCGGGATGCTTTCACAGCCCCTGTGATAATCTGCCACGGTATTGCAATGCTGTCCCTTCATCGGGATGCTTTCACAGCCCCTGTGATAATCTGCCACGGTATTGCAATGCTGTCCCTTCACCAGGATGCTTTCACAGCCCCTGTGATAATCTGCCACGGTATTGCAATGCTGTCCCTTCACCGGGATGCTTTCACAGCCCCTGTGATAATCTGCCACGGTATTGCAATGCTGTCCCTTCATCGGGATGCTTTCACAGCCCCTGTGATAATCTGCCACGGTATTGCAATGCTGTCCCTTCATCG includes the following:
- the prdx5 gene encoding peroxiredoxin-5, mitochondrial isoform X2, which codes for MPIQVGEKLPSVEVYEGNPDTKLSMAELFKGKKGILFAVPGAFTPGCTKTHLPGFVSQAVEMKAKGIEEIACVSVNDVFVMSAWGKEHGAEGKVRMLADPTGAFTQAVDLLLDNDHLLEVLGNKRSQRYAMLVQDGVVKKLNVEPDGHGLTCSLSSSMLKLV
- the prdx5 gene encoding peroxiredoxin-5, mitochondrial isoform X1, giving the protein MAELFKGKKGILFAVPGAFTPGCTKTHLPGFVSQAVEMKAKGIEEIACVSVNDVFVMSAWGKEHGAEGKVRMLADPTGAFTQAVDLLLDNDHLLEVLGNKRSQRYAMLVQDGVVKKLNVEPDGHGLTCSLSSSMLKLV